A single genomic interval of Camelina sativa cultivar DH55 chromosome 11, Cs, whole genome shotgun sequence harbors:
- the LOC104725475 gene encoding ferric reduction oxidase 7, chloroplastic-like: protein MDEHKTPLLSNDQSSSSSSSSSSSVVASSLKWVLKVVMSVIFVTWVVFLLVYPGTLGDQLVAKWNALSSKSLYGLTGSLFLIFSGPILVISVLASLYLIISGEEKVFTKKKISKFPRLRLWTFPVLVDGLFGVVSAAEFLGILVFFVFFLWAIYAYALRNLSLVELFHVLPVEKRVFLLEVTGMRFGMIGLLGMVFLFLPISRGSVLLRLIDIPFEHATRYHVWLGHTIMAFFTLHGLCYVVGWTIQGQLLKSLFEWEANGIANLPGVITLVAGLLMWVTSLHTVRKLYFELFFYTHQLYIVFVVFLALHVGEFLFSIVSGGIFLFILDRFLRFCQSRRTVDVISAKSLPCGTLQLVLSKPPNMRYNALSFIFLQVRELSGLQWHPFSVSSSPLDGDHHVTVLIKALGGWTAKLRDQLSNIYEAENQDQLISPQSYPKITTCVEGPYGHESPYHLGYENLILVAGGIGITPFFAILSDILHRKRDGKPCLPSKVLVVWAIKNSDELSILSAIDIPSICPSFFKKLNLEIHIYVTRQSEALLEDGMVHKVVHPSVKPKQTNGCPMSVLVGTGDNIWSGLYLVVSTIGFIAMITLLDIFYINKYNITTWWYRGLLFLVCMVASVLIFGGLVVIFWHRWGHKTSQVEANGNDNVALNVEEPHNPSAEELKGLEIAEDVQSYTTMRYGTRPDFREIFESLNGKWGSVDVGVIVCGPAALQVTVAKEIRSHSICRSANHPLFHFNSHSFDL from the exons ATGGATGAACATAAAACCCCACTCTTGTCTAAtgatcaatcatcatcatcatcatcatcatcatcatcatccgtgGTGGCTTCATCTTTGAAATGGGTATTGAAAGTTGTGATGTCTGTGATATTTGTGACTTGGGTTGTGTTCCTTTTGGTGTACCCTGGAACACTCGGCGATCAACTCGTCGCAAAATGGAATGCTCTCTCCTCCAAAAGTCTCTATGGCCTCACAG GAAGCTTGTTCCTAATTTTTAGTGGTCCGATTCTTGTTATCTCCGTCTTAGCTTCTCTCTATCTCATCATCTCTGGGGAAGAGAAGGTCTTCACCAA gaagaagatatcGAAATTCCCAAGGTTAAGGCTATGGACATTTCCTGTTCTTGTGGATGGACTATTTGGAGTTGTTTCTGCAGCTGAGTTTCTTGGGATtttggtcttctttgttttcttcctctgGGCTATATATGCTTATGCCTTGAGGAACCTCAGCCTTGTTGAATTATTCCATGTGCTTCCTGTCGAAAAAAG GGTTTTTCTGCTGGAGGTAACGGGTATGCGTTTTGGAATGATTGGATTGTTGGGTAtggtgtttttgtttcttccaatcTCCAGAGGTTCAGTTCTTCTCCGTCTTATCGATATCCCTTTCGAGCATGCTACAAGATATCATGTTTGGCTTGGTCATACCATTATGGCTTTCTTCACCTTACATGGCCTCTGTTACGTTGTTGGATGGACCATTCAAGGTCAACTTTTAAAGAGT TTATTTGAATGGGAAGCTAATGGAATTGCTAATTTACCTGGAGTTATTACTCTAGTGGCTGGTTTACTGATGTGGGTCACGTCGCTTCACACCGTGAGAAAGCTTTACTTTGAGCTCTTCTTCTACACCCATCAACTATACATTGTCTTTGTGGTCTTCTTGGCACTTCACGTTGGTGAATTCTTGTTCAGTATAGTTTCTGGAGGAatatttcttttcattcttgACCGTTTCTTGAGGTTCTGCCAATCCAGAAGGACTGTAGATGTAATCTCTGCAAAGAGTCTACCCTGTGGAACTCTCCAACTAGTCCTTTCGAAACCACCAA ATATGCGATACAATGCGCTTAGCTTTATCTTTCTTCAAGTGAGGGAACTATCAGGCCTACAATGGCATCCTTTCAGTGTTTCATCAAGCCCTTTAGATGGGGACCATCATGTTACGGTTCTCATAAAGGCTCTTGGTGGATGGACTGCAAAGCTTAGGGACCAGTTGTCAAATATATATGAGGCAGAGAATCAAGACCAGCTCATTTCTCCTCAGTCATATCCCAAAATCACAACTTGTGTGGAGGGACCTTATGGCCATGAATCTCCATACCACTTAGG GTATGAGAACCTGATCTTAGTAGCAGGAGGAATCGGGATCACGCCATTTTTTGCCATCTTAAGTGATATCCTACACCGTAAAAGAGATGGGAAACCTTGTTTACCGAGTAAGGTTTTAGTTGTCTGGGCCATTAAAAACTCAGACGAGCTCTCTATTCTCTCAGCAATTGATATACCTTCCATTTGCCCTTCCTTCTTTAAGAAACTAAACCTTGAAATTCACATCTATGTCACACGACAATCCGAGGCTCTCTTG GAAGATGGGATGGTTCACAAGGTGGTGCATCCTTCTGTCAAGCCAAAACAAACCAACGGGTGTCCCATGTCGGTTCTAGTAGGTACAGGGGATAACATATGGTCTGGACTGTACCTAGTTGTTTCCACCATTGGGTTTATTGCAATGATCACGTTGTTGGACAtcttttacataaacaaatacaacataacgACATGGTGGTACAGGGGActtctgtttcttgtttgtatGGTTGCAAGTGTGCTGATTTTTGGAGGTCTTGTGGTTATTTTCTGGCATCGCTGGGGTCACAAAACCAGTCAAGTGGAAGCAAATGGCAATGACAACGTAGCTTTGAATGTAGAAGAACCCCATAATCCATCTGCAGAAGAGCTCAAAGGCTTGGAGATAGCAGAAGATGTCCAGAGTTACACCACGATGCGTTATGGCACCAGACCGGATTTTAGAG AGATATTTGAGTCGTTGAATGGGAAATGGGGAAGTGTGGATGTTGGAGTGATAGTATGCGGTCCAGCGGCTCTTCAGGTGACCGTAGCCAAAGAGATACGGTCACATAGCATCTGTCGATCGGCGAATCATCCTCTCTTCCACTTCAACAGCCACAGTTTCGATCTCTAG
- the LOC104725476 gene encoding probable leucine-rich repeat receptor-like protein kinase At5g49770: MSSRTGAFMLLILLFFHICSVSALTNTLDSSALSGLKSEWTSSPDGWEGSDPCGTNWVGIKCRNDRVISISLGNLNLEAKLPADISFLSELEILDLSYNTGLSGPLPPNIGNLKNLKSLILVGCSFSGEIPESIGSLKELIYLSLNLNKFSGTIPASIGRLSKLYWFDIADNQIEGELPVSNGTSSPGLDMLLATKHFHFGKNKLSGKIPKELFSSNMTLIHVLLDGNQFTGEIPESLGLVNTLTVLRLDRNRLVGEIPSSLNNLTSLNELYLANNKFTGSLPNLTALTNLYTLDVSNNTLDFSPIPSWISSLRSLSTLRMEGIQLTGPIPSFLFSATQLQTAILKRNQINETLDFGTNFSNQLEFVDLQYNDISEYIQPTKKELQVILANNPVCLEAGNGPSYCSAIQHNTSFSTLPTNCSPCEQGMEASTTCRCAHPFMGTLYFRSPSFSGLFNSTNFLTLQKAITDFFKKFNYPVDSVGVRNIRENETDHQLLIDLLVFPLGRDSFNQTGMSLVGFAFSNQTYKPPPIFGPYIFKAALYKKFSDVEEGSKSANMGIIIGAVVGAIVLLLLLTIAGVYALRQKKRAERATDQNNPFAKWDTSKSSIGAPQLMGAKAYTFEELKKCTDNFSEANDVGGGGYGKVYRGILPNGQLIAIKRAQQGSLQGGLEFKTEIELLSRVHHKNVVRLLGFCFDRSEQMLVYEYISNGSLKDSLSGKSGIRLDWTRRLKIALGSGKGLAYLHELADPPIIHRDIKSNNILLDENLTAKVADFGLSKLVGDPEKTHVTTQVKGTMGYLDPEYYMTNQLTEKSDVYGFGVVMLELLTGRSPIERGKYVVREVKTKMNTSRNLYDLQELLDTTIIASSGNLKGFEKYVDLALRCVEEEGVNRPSMGEVVKEIENIMQLAGLNPNADSATSSRTYEDAIKGSGDPYGSESFQYSGNFPASKLEPQ, from the exons ATGAGTTCAAGAACTGGAGCGTTTATGCTCCTGATCTTGCTTTTCTTCCACATTTGTTCTGTATCTGCGCTCACAAATACTTTAGACT CTTCTGCTTTAAGTGGCCTGAAGAGCGAATGGACCAGTTCTCCTGATGGTTGGGAAGGCTCTGATCCTTGTGGAACCAATTGGGTTGGGATTAAATGTCGAAATGACCGCGTCATTTCAAT ATCACTAGGTAATCTTAACCTGGAAGCAAAGCTTCCTGCTGATATATCTTTCTTGTCTGAATTGGAGATCTT GGATTTGTCATACAATACTGGATTGTCCGGACCACTTCCACCAAATATCGGCAACCTTAAGAACTTGAAGAGCTT GATTCTTGTGGGATGTAGTTTCAGTGGTGAAATCCCTGAGTCCATTGGTTCTCTAAAAGAACTTATATATCT CTCCCTGAATTTGAATAAGTTTAGTGGAACGATTCCGGCTTCCATAGGACGGTTATCGAAACTATATTGGTTCGATATAGCTGACAATCAGATCGAGGGAGAGCTTCCAGTTTCTAATGGGACTTCTTCACCTGGACTTGACATGCTTCTTGCAACTAAGCattt TCATTTTGGGAAAAACAAATTGTCGGGAAAGATCCCAAAAGAACTTTTCAGCTCAAACATGACTTTGATACATGT ACTCTTGGATGGAAACCAATTCACAGGCGAAATCCCTGAGAGCCTTGGCCTCGTTAACACGTTGACCGTGTT acGCCTTGATAGGAACAGACTAGTTGGAGAGATTCCTTCAAGTCTTAATAATCTTACAAGTCTAAACGAACT GTACTTGGCCAACAACAAATTTACTGGTAGTCTTCCAAATTTAACCGCCTTGACCAATCTCTACAcatt GGATGTAAGCAATAACACTTTGGATTTCTCACCCATTCCTTCATGGATCTCCTCACTACGCTCCCTGTCAACATT AAGGATGGAAGGGATCCAACTCACAGGTCCAATACCAAGTTTTCTCTTCAGTGCTACTCAGTTGCAAACTGC TATCCTAAAACGTAATCAGATAAATGAAACATTGGACTTTGGTACCAACTTTAGCAACCAGTTGGAGTTTGTGGATTTACAATACAATGACATATCTGAGTATATACAACCAACTAAGAAAGAACTTCAAGTAAT ATTAGCAAATAACCCAGTGTGCCTAGAGGCTGGAAACGGACCGAGTTACTGCTCAGCAATCCAACACAATACCTCTTTCTCTACACTCCCAACAAACTGTTCTCCCTGTGAACAGGGCATGGAAGCGAGTACCACGTGCCGCTGTGCACATCCATTCATGGGAACACTCTACTTCAGGTCTCCTTCATTTTCAGGGTTGTTCAACTCAACCAACTTCTTAACCCTACAGAAGGCAATCACGGATTTCTTTAAGAAGTTCAATTATCCTGTAGACTCAGTGGGTGTCCGGAACATTAGAGAGAATGAAACTGATCATCAGCTTCTTATAGATCTCCTGGTGTTTCCACTAGGCAGAGACAGTTTTAATCAGACAGGAATGTCACTTGTTGGTTTTGCGTTTAGTAACCAGACTTATAAGCCTCCTCCTATATTTGGCCCTTACATTTTCAAAGCTGCTCTGTACAAGAAGTTCTCTG ATGTAGAAGAAGGTTCCAAGTCAGCAAACATGGGCATTATCATTGGAGCAGTAGTTGGTGCTATTGTTCTTCTACTGTTGTTAACAATAGCTGGGGTTTACGCTCTCAGGCAGAAAAAGAGAGCAGAGAGAGCAACCGATCAAAATAATCCTTTCG CCAAGTGGGATACAAGTAAGAGCAGTATTGGTGCTCCACAGCTAATGGGAGCAAAAGCCTATACGTTTGAAGAGCTGAAGAAATGTACAGACAACTTTTCAGAGGCAAATGATGTTGGGGGTGGAGGTTATGGAAAG GTGTACAGAGGTATTCTTCCAAATGGACAACTCATAGCAATCAAAAGAGCTCAACAAGGATCTTTGCAAGGAGGGTTGGAGTTCAAAACTGAGATTGAGCTTCTTTCAAGGGTCCATCATAAGAATGTTGTCAGACTCTTGGGATTCTGCTTTGATAGAAGTGAACAAATGCTTGTCTACGAGTACATTTCAAATGGGTCTCTTAAAGACAGTCTCTCAG GAAAGAGTGGGATTAGATTGGATTGGACAAGAAGGCTTAAAATAGCACTAGGTTCAGGCAAGGGCTTGGCTTATCTTCATGAGCTTGCTGATCCTCCAATTATACATAGAGACATCAAATCAAATAACATATTACTTGATGAAAATCTTACTGCAAAGGTTGCTGATTTTGGCCTTTCCAAACTTGTGGGAGACCCTGAGAAAACTCATGTGACAACACAAGTGAAAGGAACCATG GGATACTTAGATCCGGAATACTACATGACAAATCAACTGACGGAGAAGAGTGATGTATATGGTTTTGGTGTGGTGATGCTCGAGCTATTAACTGGTAGAAGTCCAATAGAGAGAGGCAAATATGTGGTGAGAgaggtgaagacgaagatgaataCATCGAGGAATTTGTATGACCTGCAAGAATTGCTGGACACAACGATCATAGCAAGTAGTGGGAATCTGAAAGGGTTCGAGAAGTATGTTGATCTGGCTCTGAGATGTGTGGAGGAGGAAGGAGTTAATAGGCCATCAATGGGTGAGGTTGTGAAAGAGATTGAGAATATAATGCAGCTTGCGGGATTAAATCCTAACGCAGATTCAGCAACAAGTTCAAGAACGTACGAGGACGCAATCAAAGGATCAGGTGATCCTTATGGCAGTGAATCGTTTCAGTACAGTGGGAATTTCCCAGCTTCAAAGCTTGAGCCCCAATGA
- the LOC104725478 gene encoding probable leucine-rich repeat receptor-like protein kinase At5g49770 — protein sequence MSSRIGLFKLLILLVVQVCSVSAITDGSDSSALQVLKSEWTALSKSWKGSDPCGNHWVGITCNNNNRVVSIMLSNLNLKGNLPADISTLSELEILDLSYNTGLSGALPSSIGNLKHLKRLILMGCGFSGQIPESIGSVEKLTTLSLNSNHFSGTIPASIGRLSELYWFDITDNQIEGKIPVSDGISLPGLDMLHQAKHFHFGNNKLSDSIPEKLFSSNMTLIHVLFDDNQFTGKIPDSLSLVKTLTVLRLNRNKLSEEIPSSLNNLTDLQELYLSDNRLTGTLPNLTSLTSLYTLDVSNNEKMTLSLIPSWIPSLRNLATLRMEGIQLDGPIPTSLFSPAQLQTVYLKRNHINATLDFGTNYSKQLEFVDLRNNDISAYSPAANNRIQVLLAENEVCEDEANRLSVYCSGDQKNSSFSTLPTNCRRDCDKGRKASPSTCRCAYPFTGTLTFRSPSFSGYSNNSNFQSLQQSLEEFLKDPIYLGASVAISNIRETPLDYHLLIELLVFPFENERFTDSGMSLVGFAFSNQTYKPPPVFGPYVFNANPYSTSFYGGSVSVNKGIIIGVVVAVVVLLLLLIIAGIYALRQKKRAEKATDQINPFAKWDMGKNNTDAPQLMGAKAFTFEELSKCTNKFSEANDVGGGGYGQVYKGVLPSGQLIAIKRAQQGSMQGGLEFKTEIELLSRVHHKNVVKLLGFCFDQSEQMLVYEYIPNGSLRDALSGKNGIKLDWTRRLKIALGSGKGLAYLHELADPPIIHRDVKSNNILLNEHLTAKVADFGLSKLVGDPEKAHVTTQVKGTMGYLDPEYYMTNQLTEKSDVYGFGVVMLELLTGKSPIDRGSYVVKEVKKKMDKSRTLYDLQELLDTTIIANSGNIKGFEKYVDVALRCVEAEGFDRPSMSEVVQELESIVRLAGLNPNADSATYEEASGDPYGRDSFEYTGIFPASKPERMV from the exons ATGAGTTCAAGAATCGGATTATTTAAGCTCTTGATCTTGCTTGTCGTCCaagtttgttctgtttctgcAATCACAGACGGTTCTGATT CTTCTGCTTTACAAGTCCTGAAGAGTGAATGGACTGCGCTATCCAAGAGTTGGAAAGGTTCTGATCCTTGTGGAAATCATTGGGTTGGAATTACATGTAACAACAATAATCGCGTTGTTTCAAT AATGTTAAGCAACCTTAACTTGAAAGGAAACCTTCCTGCCGATATCTCGACGTTGTCTGAATTGGAGATCTT AGATTTGTCTTACAATACTGGATTGTCTGGAGCGCTTCCATCAAGTATCGGTAACCTTAAGCACTTGAAGAGATT GATCCTTATGGGATGTGGTTTCAGTGGTCAAATCCCTGAGTCCATTGGATCTGTAGAAAAACTAACAACACT CTCCCTAAATTCTAACCACTTTAGTGGAACAATTCCGGCTTCCATTGGACGGTTATCGGAACTCTATTGGTTTGATATAACTGACAATCAGATTGAAGGAAAGATTCCGGTTTCTGATGGGATTTCTTTACCTGGACTTGATATGCTTCATCAAGCTAAGCATTT TCATTTTGGAAATAACAAGCTTTCGGATAGTATCCCAGAGAAGCTCTTCAGCTCAAACATGACTTTGATACATGT GCTATTTGATGATAACCAGTTCACGGGTAAAATACCGGACAGCCTCAGCCTCGTTAAAACGCTAACGGTGTT ACGACTTAATAGAAATAAACTGTCTGAAGAAATTCCTTCAAGTCTTAATAATCTCAcagatcttcaagaact GTACTTGTCCGACAATAGATTGACAGGTACTCTTCCAAATTTAACCAGCTTAACAAGTCTCTACACATT AGATGTGAGCAATAATGAAAAGATGACATTATCACTCATTCCATCATGGATCCCTTCATTACGCAATTTGGCAACATT AAGGATGGAAGGGATCCAACTTGACGGTCCAATACCAACCTCCCTCTTTAGCCCTGCTCAATTGCAGACAGT TTACTTAAAGCGCAATCATATAAACGCAACATTGGACTTTGGTACCAACTATAGCAAACAGTTGGAGTTTGTGGATCTACGAAACAACGACATAAGTGCTTATAGTCCAGCAGCTAATAACCGCATCCAAGTCCT GTTGGCAGAGAATGAAGTGTGTGAAGATGAGGCGAACCGACTTAGTGTCTACTGCAGTGGAGACCAAAAAAATTCCTCATTTTCTACCCTCCCAACAAACTGTCGTCGTGACTGTGATAAGGGCAGGAAAGCAAGTCCCTCTACGTGCCGCTGTGCATATCCATTCACAGGAACATTAACCTTCAGGTCTCCTTCCTTCTCAGGGTATTCCAACAACAGCAACTTCCAATCCCTCCAGCAAAGTTTAGAGGAGTTCTTGAAGGATCCCATTTATCTGGGAGCCTCTGTGGCCATCAGTAACATACGAGAGACTCCACTTGATTACCATCTTTTAATAGAACTCTTGGTCTTTCCATTCGAAAATGAGAGGTTTACTGATTCGGGAATGTCACTTGTTGGTTTTGCGTTTAGCAACCAGACTTATAAGCCTCCTCCCGTATTTGGCCCTTATGTTTTTAACGCCAATCCTTACAGTACTTCATTCTATG GAGGTTCAGTGTCAGTAAACAAGGGCATTATAATCGGAGTAGTAGTTGCTGTTGTCGTTcttctgttgttgttgattatagCTGGGATCTACGCTCTTAGACAGAAGAAGAGAGCTGAGAAAGCAACTGACCAAATTAATCCTTTTG CCAAGTGGGATATGGGTAAAAACAATACTGATGCTCCACAACTAATGGGAGCAAAGGCCTTTACTTTTGAAGAGCTGAGCAAATGTACTAACAAGTTTTCAGAGGCAAATGATGTTGGGGGTGGAGGTTATGGACAG GTGTACAAAGGGGTTCTTCCTTCTGGGCAACTCATAGCAATCAAAAGAGCTCAACAAGGATCTATGCAAGGAGGGTTAGAGTTTAAAACTGAGATTGAGCTTCTTTCAAGGGTCCATCACAAAAATGTTGTCAAGCTCTTGGGCTTCTGTTTTGATCAAAGCGAACAAATGCTCGTATACGAGTACATACCCAATGGCTCTCTTAGAGATGCTCTATCAG gaaAGAATGGGATTAAGCTGGATTGGACAAGAAGGCTCAAAATAGCACTTGGCTCAGGGAAGGGTTTAGCTTACCTTCATGAGCTTGCTGATCCTCCAATTATACACAGAGACGTCAAATCAAATAACATATTACTTAATGAACATCTAACCGCAAAAGTTGCCGATTTCGGCCTTTCCAAACTTGTGGGAGACCCTGAAAAAGCTCACGTAACAACACAAGTGAAAGGAACCATG GGTTACCTGGATCCTGAGTACTACATGACGAATCAACTGACTGAGAAGAGCGATGTGTATGGGTTTGGTGTAGTGATGCTTGAGCTATTAACCGGTAAAAGTCCTATAGATAGAGGCAGCTACGTTGTGAaagaggtgaagaagaagatggataaATCGAGGACTTTATACGACTTGCAAGAATTGCTGGACACCACGATCATCGCAAACAGCGGGAATATAAAAGGGTTCGAGAAGTACGTCGATGTAGCCTTGAGATGCGTGGAGGCAGAGGGATTTGATAGGCCATCGATGAGTGAGGTGGTGCAAGAACTAGAGAGCATAGTGCGGCTTGCGGGATTAAACCCTAACGCGGATTCAGCAACATACGAGGAAGCATCCGGTGATCCTTATGGAAGGGATTCGTTTGAGTACACTGGAATCTTCCCAGCTTCAAAACCCGAACGCATGGTTTAA